One Channa argus isolate prfri chromosome 15, Channa argus male v1.0, whole genome shotgun sequence DNA segment encodes these proteins:
- the iqck gene encoding IQ domain-containing protein K isoform X1 — MSKLVGAKKPLWQQVCEEYEAEQPSPPSAVWTDGSPVSTQFSQYSASTHSAVFSGLSSTKMVVADDPESEPSFAGYTVLGKAPPPGHKHPSTSKATPPHHQHPITLLLEKRVFPVLLPGLEALLNEAQKQDCFQRRKTAFNPCDFLTEWLYNHNPCRQGQVPLIFHDIPFVRDWLSMHPRPAIPLYLRLSEDQATLLIQAFWRGYKIRARPDVQELRQWQKELREQHDIAKTVKQFWVQQESRECRSCLSSVGSAMTDHPESPQPVDSDVSIQVVPPTPQTSTVYTPTIQMTPEAGQWLTPSMEELASTSVTNVLIVAEPGP; from the exons atgtCAAAGCTAGTCGGTGCCAAAAAACCGCTGTGGCAACAAGTGTGTGAAG AGTATGAAGCCGAGCAGCCCAGTCCTCCCAGTGCCGTGTGGACAGACGGCAGCCCAGTGAGCACCCAGTTCTCCCAGTACAGCGCCAGCACACACTCCGCAGTCTTTTCTGGACTCTCCTCAACCAAG ATGGTTGTGGCTGATGATCCAGAATCTGAGCCCTCTTTCGCTGGCTACACCGTCTTAGGAAAAGCTCCTCCTCCAGGCCACAAGCACCCGTCAACGTCTAAAGCTACACCACCACACCACCAAC ATCCTATCACACTGCTCTTGGAGAAAAGAGTGTTTCCTGTGCTGCTGCCTGGACTGGAGGCTCTGCTGAACGAAGCTCAAAAACAAGACTGTTTCCAG aggagaaaaacagcatttaacCCATGTGACTTTCTAACTGAGTGGCTATACAA CCACAACCCCTGCAGGCAAGGACAGGTCCCACTGATTTTCCATGATATCCCCTTCGTCAGGGACTGGCTCAGCATGCA TCCCAGGCCTGCCATCCCTCTGTATCTGCGCTTGAGTGAGGATCAGGCTACTCTGCTTATTCAGGCATTCTGGAGGGGATACAAG aTTAGGGCACGCCCAGATGTGCAGGAGCTGCGTCAGTGGCAGAAAGAACTGAGAGAGCAACACGACATAGCTAAAACTGTCAAGCAGTTTTGGGTCCAACAAGAGAGCAGAG AATGCAGGTCTTGTTTATCTTCAGTGGGCTCAGCCATGACGGATCATCCAGAAAGCCCCCAGCCTGTCGATTCAGATGTGTCCATCCAGGTGGTTCCCCCCACACCGCAGACCAGCACAGTCTACACCCCCACCATACAGATGACACCTGAAGCTGGTCAGTGGCTGACCCCCAGCATGGAAGAATTGGCCTCCACATCAGTGACTAATGTGCTGATTGTGGCTGAGCCTGGACCCTGA
- the iqck gene encoding IQ domain-containing protein K isoform X2 — protein MSKLVGAKKPLWQQVCEEYEAEQPSPPSAVWTDGSPVSTQFSQYSASTHSAVFSGLSSTKMVVADDPESEPSFAGYTVLGKAPPPGHKHPSTSKATPPHHQHPITLLLEKRVFPVLLPGLEALLNEAQKQDCFQRRKTAFNPCDFLTEWLYNHNPCRQGQVPLIFHDIPFVRDWLSMHPRPAIPLYLRLSEDQATLLIQAFWRGYKIRARPDVQELRQWQKELREQHDIAKTVKQFWVQQESRVGSAMTDHPESPQPVDSDVSIQVVPPTPQTSTVYTPTIQMTPEAGQWLTPSMEELASTSVTNVLIVAEPGP, from the exons atgtCAAAGCTAGTCGGTGCCAAAAAACCGCTGTGGCAACAAGTGTGTGAAG AGTATGAAGCCGAGCAGCCCAGTCCTCCCAGTGCCGTGTGGACAGACGGCAGCCCAGTGAGCACCCAGTTCTCCCAGTACAGCGCCAGCACACACTCCGCAGTCTTTTCTGGACTCTCCTCAACCAAG ATGGTTGTGGCTGATGATCCAGAATCTGAGCCCTCTTTCGCTGGCTACACCGTCTTAGGAAAAGCTCCTCCTCCAGGCCACAAGCACCCGTCAACGTCTAAAGCTACACCACCACACCACCAAC ATCCTATCACACTGCTCTTGGAGAAAAGAGTGTTTCCTGTGCTGCTGCCTGGACTGGAGGCTCTGCTGAACGAAGCTCAAAAACAAGACTGTTTCCAG aggagaaaaacagcatttaacCCATGTGACTTTCTAACTGAGTGGCTATACAA CCACAACCCCTGCAGGCAAGGACAGGTCCCACTGATTTTCCATGATATCCCCTTCGTCAGGGACTGGCTCAGCATGCA TCCCAGGCCTGCCATCCCTCTGTATCTGCGCTTGAGTGAGGATCAGGCTACTCTGCTTATTCAGGCATTCTGGAGGGGATACAAG aTTAGGGCACGCCCAGATGTGCAGGAGCTGCGTCAGTGGCAGAAAGAACTGAGAGAGCAACACGACATAGCTAAAACTGTCAAGCAGTTTTGGGTCCAACAAGAGAGCAGAG TGGGCTCAGCCATGACGGATCATCCAGAAAGCCCCCAGCCTGTCGATTCAGATGTGTCCATCCAGGTGGTTCCCCCCACACCGCAGACCAGCACAGTCTACACCCCCACCATACAGATGACACCTGAAGCTGGTCAGTGGCTGACCCCCAGCATGGAAGAATTGGCCTCCACATCAGTGACTAATGTGCTGATTGTGGCTGAGCCTGGACCCTGA
- the gprc5ba gene encoding G protein-coupled receptor, class C, group 5, member Ba isoform X1, with product MAFLPVLLLLLLTVAHRASSQDSGDSDALPRGCGWGLVRPYTLLCDLDSIWGVAVESVAAGGVLAAILLSLVLLCRLRHISEAEKRSGVGPILLLLLGILGLFGLSFAYLIEQDESLCLLRRALWGLLFAICFSCLLVQGVRLRRLGRERRSPGGCALTGLALGLSAVQGIIAAEWLLLTVLREGRAACQYLPLDFSLACSYVLALLLAALTAASLALCGRTRQWRCSAIWLLVTCLLSLLLWVAWVGFYLYGNAWLGRYPDWNDPALAIALVAQGWLLLIFHAIPESHICLRPPPQPTAPDYFDTSQNSTRMRETSFDEDIPLSHRQFVENQGYGYTDENAAGLRSSSGAGQHNTNPGARPSAPFRSNVYQPTEMTMILNGGAVSTSAQSQVPSAPPTYTGRQLW from the exons ATGGCATTCCTCCCCGtgctcctcctgctcctgctgaCTGTTGCTCATCGCGCCAGCAGTCAGGACTCTGGTGACTCTGACGCTCTCCCAAGAGGCTGTGGATGGGGTCTTGTGCGTCCCTACACCCTCCTCTGTGACCTGGACTCCATATGGGGTGTGGCTGTGGAATCAGTGGCTGCTGGTGGGGTGCTGGCCGCCATCTTGCTATCACTAGTTCTACTGTGCCGTTTACGCCACATCAGTGAGGCCGAGAAGCGCAGCGGTGTGGGACCCATCCTCCTTCTGCTCCTCGGTATCCTTGGCTTGTTTGGCCTGAGCTTTGCTTACCTGATCGAGCAGGACGAGTCATTATGTCTGCTCCGCAGGGCCTTGTGGGGTCTCCTTTTTGCCATCTGCTTTTCCTGTTTGCTGGTGCAAGGTGTCCGTCTGCGCAGACTGGGCCGGGAGCGTCGGAGCCCTGGTGGCTGCGCCCTGACTGGCCTGGCTCTGGGTTTGAGTGCTGTGCAGGGCATCATTGCCGCTGAGTGGCTGCTTCTGACCGTGCTCAGGGAGGGAAGAGCTGCCTGTCAGTACCTGCCTCTGGACTTCTCACTAGCCTGTAGCTATGTGTTAGCTCTTCTACTCGCTGCGCTGACTGCCGCCTCTTTGGCCCTGTGTGGGAGGACGCGTCAGTGGCGCTGCAGTGCCATCTGGCTGCTGGTGACCTGCCTGCTGTCGCTGCTGCTGTGGGTGGCCTGGGTGGGCTTCTATCTGTACGGCAATGCCTGGCTGGGGAGGTATCCAGACTGGAATGACCCGGCACTGGCCATCGCCTTAGTGGCTCAGGGCTGGCTGCTGCTGATCTTCCATGCCATCCCTGAATCCCACATCTGCCTAAGACCTCCGCCACAGCCCACTGCCCCAGATTACTTTGACACCTCCCAGAACTCGACACGGATGAGGGAGACCAGCTTTGATGAAGacatccctctctctcacagGCAGTTTGTAGAGAACCAGGGCTATGGATACACAGATGAGAATGCTGCAG GCTTAAGGAGCAGTAGTGGTGCTGGGCAACATAACACTAACCCCGGTGCCAGGCCCAGTGCTCCTTTCCGCAGCAATGTCTACCAGCCCACTGAGATGACCATGATCCTGAACGGGGGAGCGGTGAGTACATCTGCCCAGTCACAG GTGCCCTCTGCCCCTCCAACCTACACAGGAAGGCAGCTGTGGTGA
- the gprc5ba gene encoding G protein-coupled receptor, class C, group 5, member Ba isoform X2, translating to MAFLPVLLLLLLTVAHRASSQDSGDSDALPRGCGWGLVRPYTLLCDLDSIWGVAVESVAAGGVLAAILLSLVLLCRLRHISEAEKRSGVGPILLLLLGILGLFGLSFAYLIEQDESLCLLRRALWGLLFAICFSCLLVQGVRLRRLGRERRSPGGCALTGLALGLSAVQGIIAAEWLLLTVLREGRAACQYLPLDFSLACSYVLALLLAALTAASLALCGRTRQWRCSAIWLLVTCLLSLLLWVAWVGFYLYGNAWLGRYPDWNDPALAIALVAQGWLLLIFHAIPESHICLRPPPQPTAPDYFDTSQNSTRMRETSFDEDIPLSHRQFVENQGYGYTDENAAGLRSSSGAGQHNTNPGARPSAPFRSNVYQPTEMTMILNGGAVPSAPPTYTGRQLW from the exons ATGGCATTCCTCCCCGtgctcctcctgctcctgctgaCTGTTGCTCATCGCGCCAGCAGTCAGGACTCTGGTGACTCTGACGCTCTCCCAAGAGGCTGTGGATGGGGTCTTGTGCGTCCCTACACCCTCCTCTGTGACCTGGACTCCATATGGGGTGTGGCTGTGGAATCAGTGGCTGCTGGTGGGGTGCTGGCCGCCATCTTGCTATCACTAGTTCTACTGTGCCGTTTACGCCACATCAGTGAGGCCGAGAAGCGCAGCGGTGTGGGACCCATCCTCCTTCTGCTCCTCGGTATCCTTGGCTTGTTTGGCCTGAGCTTTGCTTACCTGATCGAGCAGGACGAGTCATTATGTCTGCTCCGCAGGGCCTTGTGGGGTCTCCTTTTTGCCATCTGCTTTTCCTGTTTGCTGGTGCAAGGTGTCCGTCTGCGCAGACTGGGCCGGGAGCGTCGGAGCCCTGGTGGCTGCGCCCTGACTGGCCTGGCTCTGGGTTTGAGTGCTGTGCAGGGCATCATTGCCGCTGAGTGGCTGCTTCTGACCGTGCTCAGGGAGGGAAGAGCTGCCTGTCAGTACCTGCCTCTGGACTTCTCACTAGCCTGTAGCTATGTGTTAGCTCTTCTACTCGCTGCGCTGACTGCCGCCTCTTTGGCCCTGTGTGGGAGGACGCGTCAGTGGCGCTGCAGTGCCATCTGGCTGCTGGTGACCTGCCTGCTGTCGCTGCTGCTGTGGGTGGCCTGGGTGGGCTTCTATCTGTACGGCAATGCCTGGCTGGGGAGGTATCCAGACTGGAATGACCCGGCACTGGCCATCGCCTTAGTGGCTCAGGGCTGGCTGCTGCTGATCTTCCATGCCATCCCTGAATCCCACATCTGCCTAAGACCTCCGCCACAGCCCACTGCCCCAGATTACTTTGACACCTCCCAGAACTCGACACGGATGAGGGAGACCAGCTTTGATGAAGacatccctctctctcacagGCAGTTTGTAGAGAACCAGGGCTATGGATACACAGATGAGAATGCTGCAG GCTTAAGGAGCAGTAGTGGTGCTGGGCAACATAACACTAACCCCGGTGCCAGGCCCAGTGCTCCTTTCCGCAGCAATGTCTACCAGCCCACTGAGATGACCATGATCCTGAACGGGGGAGCG GTGCCCTCTGCCCCTCCAACCTACACAGGAAGGCAGCTGTGGTGA